The Clupea harengus chromosome 26, Ch_v2.0.2, whole genome shotgun sequence region gtagacgacacacacacagacctccatctccagtgcccagctgtgtgtctctgaagagtgaccggtccaTGATGGATCCTCCTAacttcagcagtgaaccagttCCATCAGGTCTAAAGTGAGTAGATTTTATATAAGTTATTCAGACATGTCAGTGTTGTCACATGCaattctacacacaaacacacatacacacaagcacacacacacacacacacacacacacacacacacacacacactattatgaAAGAGGATTCTTAAGATAAGTTCAAAAAGCAGAATGCTGACGCTTCTCAACTCACAGATAAATGTGTCTATAttgattggtttcttgtgtctccttgtgtttgtagacgacacacacacagacctccatctccagcgcccagctgtgtgtctctgaagagtgaccggtccaTGATGGATCCTCCTAacttcagcagtgaaccagttCCATCAGGTCTAAAGTGAGTAGATTTTATATAAGTTATTAAGACATGTcagcagggccggctctagccctttggttgccctaggcgagattgagttttgcgctccccccccccccccccgtcaactttgccggatcaacgcattccaacggctACGtgtgacagagcattcacacgcttccgttggaatgcgttgatccgtcagggttgacagatctccattcactttgaatggggtgacgtcatcctttgccgaactgaattatggctccgttgggttcccgtgcgttgcgtttcatgctttgcttgcagcaagagttgaagaatgttcaacttttcgagaggcaatgcatgcgtcagccaatcaaattgcctttcatgcataactgacagcacaggcgctagccaatcagatcctgtatatgctcacgtctagaaagcggcaagctcaaaaaaaaaaaagatggcgaccaaactccgtagatggtcgtatttgtacccaaaagttgtttgtttgacttttttttgcttagattttttaaaagttaccgagaaatagacactgtacaatgtaaaaatccctttattgtaactgaaaaatacgtctgataggatttgcgaggtgtgtgagcaccctacctaatgttagcatgctactgcttacaaggtaagcagcttgctagtggcgtgattggtttgttgacctgtcaatctcactataacgtctctggtatcaacagaaccccatgcgccagactcctcctccgccatccgttggcgcaacgcattccaacggaagcgtgtgaatgctcggTTAGTCCAGTGTAAGATGGGGAACAGATATAATACACAGGTGAAAACAATTCAGGCAAAACAATCAGCAAGATAATGGAGAACAGATGCATAGGCCGGGAAAAAGCAGAGGGCAGAGTCTCCGGACAATGACAGAACGCACATGGCCTgatcacagaaacaaaacaaccacatgacgaaataaacaaacaggggGAAACACGTGgcataacaaaacacacacagccatcacaaTGAAAAAGTTATCTTAGATTGCAGGGATcttaacaatgtgtgtgtgtgtgtgtgtgtgtgtgtgtgtgtgtgtgtgtgtgtgtgtgattccctaGACTTTTGGGATGTAATTAACTTGCGCTGGAGCAACTCTGAAAAATGGCTCCTActactctctctatcacacacacacacacacacacacacacacacacacacacacacacacacacacatcaatgctaTTTGTCGTGGCAAGACCAAATACCTTTTGGCTAACACTATTTTTCTGTAAAGAACTTTTAAAAAAGACGGGGAATTTGCTCATCATTTGATCATCAATACACACCTTTACTGGTCTTCCTTGATGAACGCAACCATTTCTGACTCTTTCTAGAAGTGGTCGGATTCCCTACAGGAGATTCTTCATTTTCCTCTGCTGTCACATCCACATCTGTGATGATTTTGATAGAGTTTGGCAACTTGAAGTGTAACTATATTCACATTGAGTCAGCTGAGCTGATCAATACTCTTGTCTTGTTGTCCCAGCTCATCTTAATTTGTATGTACCTAAGGCAAGCCATGGAGATAGACATTCCAAAGAAAGTCTTCAGTTCTTCAGGGGTGGGGTTCCGTGACTGTCCTGGTGCCTGGAGGTCACACTAATTGGTGTAAACTGACATATTATGAAACAATTCACTATGTATTTATCAAAGTAGTGATAGATTTCTTTATCAGTCACATATTAAGTCTGCTTCATGTTATGTCTCTGCAGTGAATTGAGGTCTGATCTGACCCTGGATCAGtccaggtgtggagtgtgtgagagggtaccGAGGGACCCAGTCATCaccacctgtggacacagtttctgtAGGCAGTGCATCAGCAGATACTGGGAGCAGCCTGGACTGCCAGGACACCAAACCTGTCCCCAGTGTGAAAAGACATGCAGAGTTCAACCTCCTCTACAGCCTCTTCTGGATGAACAAACAGACATGGTAGAAAACAGCAGACACCTGCACAttgaacacacaccagacagaaggAGCAAACCAGGTGAGGGTTTTATGAGATCTGATAAAGGAGTAGCTTAAAAGACAGGGAACGGGAACCTTTTCAGCTGACAGAGCCATGCAAAAATAGTTTCTTCTTAAAGGAgctagaaaaatatatataaataataattattatttttattgttattattgttgtggcCTCCATTATGAGTGTAAATCACAATAAGATTATGCACACATGCCCCGTGTGCAGCTCTCTCCTCATACGCATATTCATCAGTCCATTGGGGCTGGAAAGATCTGTACCTCTTGTATGTCGTCCTTCCAGCCATTTTAACTTCTCAAACAGTCAAAATAGAAAGCTAAAAAAGATATGACCTAAACATCATCACTTTTTCACAACAGAAATCTAGAAGGTAGAATTAATTTAGAGTCAGTCGTGTAGAGGGAGTGTAGCACCCCGACCTCCAGTATGAGCAAAGTGTGTGAAGATACATcagtcacactgacacaggatAGTATAGGTTATGAGTTACAGCTATAGATTACCCATAGACTTGCACTAATAACAAgaaacacatttatgtgctttTATACACAGTAATTACTTTTGATTTGAACATCAAAGCGTTTGAATAGTGTTTGGTTACAAGAGATGCAGATCAGCCTATACTGTATCAAGATTTGTGCTGTGGTGAGACTGATTTTTAAACTAACCCTAGATTTTTAAACTGGGAAAATGTAATGTTGAATCTAAATGGTTTTATCCATATTTGAAATGTATGTTGTTAATTGTTAAACACATtcttaaatacacaaaatataatgtatatatatatatactgtatagttTTTGATTTGAACTAGTTGTATGTTGTTTTTGAATGTCCCTCCTTTTAATGAAACTAAGCAGTACAACATAATTTAAAAACTttattcatgtcattttaataaatatatgatTATGATATGTAATTGTCAAACAATTACTTGATTATCATTAGACAAGTTCAAATCAAAATAGATCTAAATCAAATGTTGTTAAAAAGCATTATTAACACTTATATTAGGCCGGTTATTATGATGACTGCTATCACAACTATTTgctcttttcatttttgttcatGTTAAACAGCTGATGAAGTCCTGAGGAGAGTTCTAGAGAAGCATAAATCCAGTCTGAAGAGGAGGTTTGAAAACATATCTGAAGGCATCATCAAACCAGGAGCTGAGACACCCCTCAataagatctacacagagctctacatcacagagggagagagtgaaggggtgaaTAAGGACCATGAGGTTTGGCAGGTAGAGTCAGCATCCAGAGCACAAACCACAGAAGATACACCAATCAACTGCAATGACATCTTCAAGCCCTTACCTGGACAGGAGAAGCACATCAGAACTGTGATGACCAAAGGtgttgctggcattggaaaaacagtctcaGTGCAGAAGTTAATTCTTGATTGGATAGATGgggtagccaatcagaatgtagaCTTTAtctttcccctccctttccGTGAGCTGAATTTGGTCAGGGGTGATCAGTATAGTCTTCACAATCTTCTGCTTGACTTCCATCCTGAactgaaggagctgaaggatgGTGAAGAATACAAAGACTGTCAGGTTGTGTTCATCTTCGATGGTTTGGATGAGAGTCGATTACCTCTGAATTTCCAACAGAACATAtctgatttaaaacaaacatcatcAGTGGATGTTCTGATGACAAGCCTCATTCAGGGGAGTCTGCTTCACTCTGCACACATCTGGATAACCTCAAGACCAGCAGCAGTCAGTCAAATTCCTGCTCAGTTCATTGATCAGGTGACAGAAGTACGAGGgttcaatgacccacagaaagaagagtacttcaggaagagaatcagtgatgagagTCGGGCCAGCCGAATCATCTCACACATTAAGGCATCCAGGAGTCtccacatcatgtgccacattccagtcttctgttggattgCAGCCACTGTACTTCAGCAGATGCTGGACAACACTAAAGACATTCCCaaaactctgactgagatgttcatacacttccTGCTTGTCCAGACCAGAAGGAAGGATCAGAAGTATCAAAGTGGAACTGAGACAGATCAAGAGAAACTTCTAAAATCTCAGAAAGAGATTTTACTGAAGCTTGGAGAACTGGCTTTCAAGAATCTAGAGAATGGCAATCTGATGTTTTATGAAGCAGACCTGAAAGAGTGTGGCATTGATATCAGTGAAGCCACAGTGTACTCTGGCATGTGCACTGAAATCTTCAAGGAAGAATCTGTGTTTCACCAGAGGAAGGTCTActgctttgtgcatctgagcatccaggagtttcttgcagctgtgtttgtgtttcactcttATGTGACTGAGAACCTCGAGGCACTGAAATCCCTCGTCAGGGAATATCCCAGCCCATCTTTTATATCATCTCTTCAATCGGCGCTGGGCTTACAATCTCATCTACATGTGTTACTTAAGAGTGCAGTGGATGAGGCTTTGAAGAGCAGGAATGGACACCTGGATCTTTTCCTTCGATTCCTTATGGGCATCTCTCTGGAGAGAAATCAGAGACTTTTGAAAGGTCTACTgaacaacaaacacagcacctcaaaaagtgtcaatgAAATATGTCAATACATTAAGGAGCTCAACAGGGAAGATCTCTCTCCTCAACGATGCATCAATCTTTTCTATTGCTTATTTGAAATGAATGATCATTCCATGCACGAAGAAATTAAAAAATATCTGGAGTCACCAAAGAACATCAAACAGAAATTGTCTCCTGCTCACTGTTCAGCACTGGCCCACATACTTCTGATGTCTGAGGAggtgctggatgagtttgacctgaAGAAATATAACACATCAGATGAGGGACGCAGGAGACTGCTCCCTGCTGTGAGATGCTGCAGAAAGGCACGGTGAGTTTCTGATGGCTATGGATAAACGTCTTATGAGAAAACAACTTATTTTTTCATTGATATTCTtgagtgaaaagtgaaaagtaaAGGGAACTTGTGGATTATGTCCATTCCACTGCAGGACTGTGCATGACTGATTAATAGTGTTGATATCAGTGATACATACTGCTTACGTACGAGACATGACATAGGAGAGTGAAGGAGTTGGAACAATCAGAATTTAAGgctcagagttaataatgatgtaCAATATTCAATAATCCAATGCATTTGATATTCATTTGTAAttgttgcttttatttggaATTAGGCTAAAATGTAAGACCTCTGGTTGTATATTCTGTTAGAGGAAATTacctgagggaggtgtgaaaGTGGTCTCAGTTGCTCACAGCTGGATCCCTTAACCCATTGTCCCTGTATAGCAAATGGTTCGGAGCCTTCCCGTCTCCAAGATAATAATCTGATATATATTCATGAAGGGATGAGACTATTGGGGGACACCCCTTATACTCAGAGGACATAAgaactgaaatgttacaatggctgatTAGAAGATTTTTAGGTGAAGCTCTTTGAGTgaaaactctgtctctctcccttgatgcgcagGTCTCCAACAACTCTTTTGGTCATACAAAAATTACCATCAAGAGTAATATTCCATTTTCACTGCAGCATTGGTTGCTAACTTGGCATTAAATGACACTTTACATTATTACATCACATCAAGTTTGACCTTTAGTATTTACGTCTGCCCTTTGATAACAGTACAGTCAAAGGTTTCACACATAGAGTGGTTACTGGTCAGGACTGATATGTGGATTACTTGGAATTGATCTACTGATCAAGTTATGTCCAAGTGAGCCATTGTCTCTCAGTGAAAAAGTGGTAACTATCAGTGGAGGAAACATAGTGCTTCTTgcatttatatgtatgtttgtatgtctgcgtgtgtgtttgagtgtgtgtgtgtctcagctatGTATCGAAATCCAAATATGCTAATGAGGAAAGTAAAAATAATGCGATGGAAGCAAATACCTAAAGTTGCTCATTATTATTCGATCAATAAAAGTCAGCTGATTGACATCTGTGCTTCAgccagtatatttattcaaattGATTCATCTTAGGGAAAACTCAGCACCACTTCAACTGGAATTTTAGTTGCCTCCACCCTTTCATTATATTGATTTGAGTAATATTTTGTCACAATattttgcagacttgctgaatgtACACTTACATATAAGTCCTTTGGAGTTGTTGCTACTCTTCTACAGTCACCAAACTTGctgacagagctggacctgagtaacaatgacctgggagattctggagttcagcttctctctaacggactgtctagtccccactgcaaactgcagacattaaggttggtcTTATACAGctttatgtatgtttttatcAGTGGTGGCTCCTGAAAACAATTCtatgataatgattaaggcggcccattcagtaggtacattaagcaagacaactgtatcaatttgttgttagctgaatAACTCATACAGTAATACCTTTTCTTCCACTAGTTCATTCATATTTTAAtcatgtgttttattatttttgatataCATCTATCTTTCAGTAATGGCTGTCTTTAAAGGCACTGTACAATAAAGTCATTAAGGTTCTGAAGAGGTATTGTGCTAGAAGGGAGCTTTTTCAGTTTAACTTGGAGAATTAGTGTGAGAATTAAGTAGTGTGTACCATTTCACTGGATAttttcatctctgtctccattttaCATCCATCCCTGAATAGTTTTTAGATTATATCCAATTTTAcagcaatctctctctttctctctctctctctctctctctctctctctctctctcttaggctcTCTGATTGTCTCATCTCAGAGAAGGCTTGTAttagtctggcttcagctctgTCTTCAAACCCCTCCCACCTCAAAGAGCTCGATCTGAGCTACAATCATCCCGGGGAATCAGGACTAAAGCTGTTATCTGCTAGACTGAAAGATCCTTTCTGTAAACTGGAGATTCTTAAGTAAGTGTAGAAAGAAATCCCAATGTTGTAttttttctgcattatttgtgtgAGATCAAATCAGTTCCTTCATACCAAGTGTAGTGGTGTATTTTCATAGTtgcatttaaataaaaaatggatCCTGCATCTAGTAACTATAAactatttaaataaaaacaattgcaGATATTTTCTGTTTCAGAATATTATatgttgtgactgtgtttctGTTCCAGAACTGACCATGCTTCTGTCAGCAGAGCACGACCACGTTTGCTGAGATGTAAGTCTTAATGGTTAATTCAGTAACTGTATTAGACAGCTCAACTGGTAAATGGAACCTTGCACATTTGGACACTTTTCAGAactgtacttttactttttgcTTTTACTTCGCTGCATTTGCCATAATGCCATCTCTACTGTCAAGTTATCTGGTGACATTTGTGTCAgcttctgcccaaacttgaaaaaggtATTGGACAACCACAGGGTGTATTGCACAACTCAGATAGCACATTCtttagtgtttttttaatttaagtTAGGTTTGTAGATGTTATTGTTATAATTGCTATGTTATAATTGCTAGAAGGTTCTGTTGTCAGTCCAAGGAATCCATAGCCTGGGTGCCAggcgaacttagccccgcccacaacatttgaggtcgggaagttcggtctggcattgctccgttagGGAGAAACTATGCCCGAACCAGAGCTgttcgtaccaatcaaattgtcggGGCGGGCTTTATACTATGATGGAccgatgatcaacagtaacgtaatccaccatgtcaccaaagagcgcttgggttgaatttgttttcaaccaacatggctgccgctggagagctgattggctgattggttgtaggtctatccaattgagcgaataggcatttttttccctggttcggttgaaacacgccccgtaatcacagcccaatggagcagtatcagactcatattctgactagaattctgagtatgacaacgtcaggctaggGAATCCAGGAAAAAAGCCAGCAGATAAAACTACGTTTTCAGTATTCCATAGTTTGTGACCAATGACCTTAAGGCTCAACCACACTTGGCTTTAAAATTAGACCAAGgtcaaaaataataaaagctCCTCGGAGGACAGTATGCATCCGAATGCGTTATTTGGGAAGGCATAGATCATTTGATGTACATAGATATTTCTTCTACCCGAAGTAGTTAgtttgctgaaaaaaaatcagctcTATGACTTCACCTCATTGCATCAGCTACTATGTTTCCTCAGATCAATCCATATCATCATATACCACAAGATAAAAatgcccattctgtttgcaacatatGGAGCTGTTTTCACTAACTAGTCGTTTCATTTACTACACATTATTGAAAAGAGTTTAATATAACCTATAGTCGCCCCACAAATTTGGAAATGAATATGAGTGTATAATGGCGTAATGCATAACCATATGCATCTCAAACAGACAGTGTCTGCCCAGGCCCCCCCAGTATGGCTAAAACACTGTTCATAAAACTTAGTTTAGTTAAAGGTACATTGTGTAGTTTTGATTGCCATCTAGTGGCGAGGTTCCtaaattgcaaccagctgaatacccttccctttacaagcGTGTGCGAGTACCTATGGTGGCCGTGCAATGccataaaaacatgaaaagcCTGATCTCAaaccagtgttttggtttgttcattctgggctactgtagaaacatggtgaAGTAACATGGCAGACTCCGTGGGAGAGGACCTGCTCCCTATATAGATAAGTAGtcctcattctaagctaacaaaaacacaacggTTCGTTATAGgtaattatacactaatgaaatcCTAACTATGAATGCTACAGTCCCTTGCATAAGTTTTCATAAGTTTTTCATaagttttacccttttattgcttttataaatcaatcatggtcaatataagttgaaatacaaaaaagccctctttaatgtcaaagtgaacaTTACTAAACTATgaatagggatgggtatcgtttgggttttttccgataccggtgcctaacctattcttttaaaacgataccggtgcctaaatggtgcctgaaccgatacttttttttttttaaatagcacaaaacgacgattgacgacattaaagaaaggctgtTTTATTgccttcaaattgaacaatatattaactgtttaaggtatactataaatataaataaatacaaaacacttggcttcatactacagcttcaaaccttttaacttcaaactatgagcaatatattataaataaatacaaaacacacacacactctgtacacacactacagcttcaaactttagaaattcttttgcagaaatatgagcatatttgccttcggcttccgaccgtttacctttcgccattttctctgttaaattgatggctagctccgtttgtgcttgctctgtgaaatgcttcCTGCTCTTCGCTGTCAAGATTGTTGCTATGTAATCacgcgtgagcgacacaggccaaagtttacattgaTGGGGCAGTTTTATATGTGCCCTACAAAATCTTCATACAGATCGTACTCAGACAGAAATACGCCACTAACgttactgctcgttagctatcgctagttctgtactgttttggaaccagcctccgtgtttcatgttgcagcctgaaataattcctgtttataagacaacattttacgtaagttttgttcatttagctacatgatttgttgctgttatttatttcaatcggctcaggcaccgaaacgaagcaccgaaatctgcgttgcatttcggtccggatAGGGACCgcttgtattggaaccggtgccatattggaaccggttctcggtacccaaccctaactATGAATGCTATATACATTTCTACTAATAGATCCCCTAAGTACTCCACACTGCACATTTAACCAATATTTAGTCTTCTTTACTTTATATGTAGTATTATCATCAATGCATATTATGtttaaatattataataatacatttacctctattttgtcttttttactTATTACAAATAGTAAGTAGACTAATATGTTCAGGCAAACGTCATTTAAAATAATCTGTAGTTCATTTGTGTACTGAGTACTATGTACAGAGAGTTTTTTTAATACTCAGTTGAAAAGATAAATACTGTATGATGACATAGCCCGACACTGATTAATTATGAACAgccacttaaaaaaacaaatctgctGGTTTAGTTCATCGTTTTTGCATCAAACCTAAATTGAGCTGTTAACCTAAATTAACGAGTTTGTCAGGGCAACTTTTCATGTTAAACTAGTTGACGTatgacagatcagatgagatTCTTGTTGTTAaagctctgcgagtttttgtcctagagacataaaaagaacacccacagcaaccttgaaccctttacttttaaaatacagttcgaaaataaaatataaataagcactttgtaaggagaatagagctgatctcttgcacatttcagtctgtgagtgaggtttctgctcctaaggacccacccattagtaaatgacagctattcatatgataagtaatggtgattcagtgatctctattgggccatggtgtggcAAGAAAACATGTGGGGGtccattccagggccattacgtaatggccattgtctttctgaggtgtcccaggtaactcatcaatatgcatttgtagggacacacattttggagaggcacaggtcaatctgctattataaatatgtagtagtgaaaccacacacactttctgaatgctaaactcacatatatatagccaacacctatgtttacaaggttcagagttcaaaagtctcggtccgaaatctttacaatgtttttttgtacaaattctgagcagctctgaatgaaggttttcgtaagggtgattttacatttgatttaaatacaattttattttactacattccttttacgctcatgttattattgctgaggtcttctaaaAAAATTATCATATAtaccacttgtgcatcaatacttttagttaggggaaatatacaaaaacatcaaggcatgtgagacttcctaaaaaagtaAAACAGGCCTGGGCCTCTTAAGGGTTAACTGAAGGCCCCGATCACAGAAAACAATGAACTTTTATACAGTATTTGTCACACTAACAGTTACACTGTTAATACATCTCTTCTCTGAATAAAGAATGATTTAAACTCTAATGATGATGATTGGTTAAGACATTTTTCAGGTCATTCCTCTCATTTCTACAACTCCCCTTGGTCACTTCACTTCTCACAAATCATCTGCTGACCATGAGCGGCTTGTCCAtgagggcgattggggcgacgcgcTGCCTAGggtaaaaggaaaaaaaaaagaaaaaaaaacctcctgatttataaacgcaatatccttgtaagtcgcgtaaattacatgtacatttaaatgtaataattttttttctgtcagattctaccactagaccgtctgatctgcctctgtatgtcattgtcgaatcaggtaacagtcgttcagtcagtctaaagtcgtgcttcaaatggccccgccccttctggggcgatttggggcgaaatgaaaatcgccccagacctctcccattgactcccatttttcacaaaacagagctctcaatgcgttctctatggcttccgggagggctcgcccctccatgtcgtgtcataagtaggggacataaaagcctatacgaacgtcgtacagcttcgacggaggcatattctgtcaagatggctgccttgttcagtgcaataactcgattcgctctttgacagaaactccatTTTAGGCgacgtactaatgaagataaattgacaagataacaattaggacttcctagatcaaatgtatccattcaacaggtttctacaaagggaggtaaatcctacatccaagaattggaacaaaAGAAGATTGCGGTCGTGAAAtagctaacgcggtctgtatttcatataccactgtcacttttcataggtttcacagtgtgtttcacagttcgcttcttgcactaacactgaataatttatgtgatgacttattttgcttttgtaagccaatactttcaagatcagtcaataaatatgattggttttgacttatgttacctcTTCTTTATGATGtcactggacatatcatgtgtcctgttaagctatgttacatcatacaacatttgagacacgtggataatgaaaaagtggg contains the following coding sequences:
- the LOC105894509 gene encoding NLR family CARD domain-containing protein 3-like isoform X1 produces the protein MKSDRSLLAPPNFSSQPVPSGLNETTEMNQDVEEAAGHSKTLRPESALHSCVTMKNDQDMEDPGNMNSTSTQTNAGRHTHRPPSPVPSCVSLKSDRSMMDPPNFSSEPVPSGLNELRSDLTLDQSRCGVCERVPRDPVITTCGHSFCRQCISRYWEQPGLPGHQTCPQCEKTCRVQPPLQPLLDEQTDMVENSRHLHIEHTPDRRSKPADEVLRRVLEKHKSSLKRRFENISEGIIKPGAETPLNKIYTELYITEGESEGVNKDHEVWQVESASRAQTTEDTPINCNDIFKPLPGQEKHIRTVMTKGVAGIGKTVSVQKLILDWIDGVANQNVDFIFPLPFRELNLVRGDQYSLHNLLLDFHPELKELKDGEEYKDCQVVFIFDGLDESRLPLNFQQNISDLKQTSSVDVLMTSLIQGSLLHSAHIWITSRPAAVSQIPAQFIDQVTEVRGFNDPQKEEYFRKRISDESRASRIISHIKASRSLHIMCHIPVFCWIAATVLQQMLDNTKDIPKTLTEMFIHFLLVQTRRKDQKYQSGTETDQEKLLKSQKEILLKLGELAFKNLENGNLMFYEADLKECGIDISEATVYSGMCTEIFKEESVFHQRKVYCFVHLSIQEFLAAVFVFHSYVTENLEALKSLVREYPSPSFISSLQSALGLQSHLHVLLKSAVDEALKSRNGHLDLFLRFLMGISLERNQRLLKGLLNNKHSTSKSVNEICQYIKELNREDLSPQRCINLFYCLFEMNDHSMHEEIKKYLESPKNIKQKLSPAHCSALAHILLMSEEVLDEFDLKKYNTSDEGRRRLLPAVRCCRKARLAECTLTYKSFGVVATLLQSPNLLTELDLSNNDLGDSGVQLLSNGLSSPHCKLQTLRLSDCLISEKACISLASALSSNPSHLKELDLSYNHPGESGLKLLSARLKDPFCKLEILKTDHASVSRARPRLLRYACELTLDSNTTNRHLSLSKGNRKVTLVNLEQLHLHQTERFEKWPQVLCREGLSGRCYWEVERNGARWRGTRISVAYKSIKRKGEGHDSALGYNDKSWSLECFHHRYCAWHNNKHTDIPAPSSRSRRVGVYLDWPAGTLSFYNVSFGTLTHLHTFHSTFTEPLYPGFWVYCSVSLCHIT
- the LOC105894509 gene encoding NLR family CARD domain-containing protein 3-like isoform X4; its protein translation is MKSDRSLLAPPNFSSQPVPSGLNETTEMNQDVEEAAGHSKTLRPESALHSCVTMKNDQDMEDPGNMNSTSTQTNAGRHTHRPPSPVPSCVSLKSDRSMMDPPNFSSEPVPSGLNELRSDLTLDQSRCGVCERVPRDPVITTCGHSFCRQCISRYWEQPGLPGHQTCPQCEKTCRVQPPLQPLLDEQTDMVENSRHLHIEHTPDRRSKPADEVLRRVLEKHKSSLKRRFENISEGIIKPGAETPLNKIYTELYITEGESEGVNKDHEVWQVESASRAQTTEDTPINCNDIFKPLPGQEKHIRTVMTKGVAGIGKTVSVQKLILDWIDGVANQNVDFIFPLPFRELNLVRGDQYSLHNLLLDFHPELKELKDGEEYKDCQVVFIFDGLDESRLPLNFQQNISDLKQTSSVDVLMTSLIQGSLLHSAHIWITSRPAAVSQIPAQFIDQVTEVRGFNDPQKEEYFRKRISDESRASRIISHIKASRSLHIMCHIPVFCWIAATVLQQMLDNTKDIPKTLTEMFIHFLLVQTRRKDQKYQSGTETDQEKLLKSQKEILLKLGELAFKNLENGNLMFYEADLKECGIDISEATVYSGMCTEIFKEESVFHQRKVYCFVHLSIQEFLAAVFVFHSYVTENLEALKSLVREYPSPSFISSLQSALGLQSHLHVLLKSAVDEALKSRNGHLDLFLRFLMGISLERNQRLLKGLLNNKHSTSKSVNEICQYIKELNREDLSPQRCINLFYCLFEMNDHSMHEEIKKYLESPKNIKQKLSPAHCSALAHILLMSEEVLDEFDLKKYNTSDEGRRRLLPAVRCCRKARLAECTLTYKSFGVVATLLQSPNLLTELDLSNNDLGDSGVQLLSNGLSSPHCKLQTLRLSDCLISEKACISLASALSSNPSHLKELDLSYNHPGESGLKLLSARLKDPFCKLEILKTDHASVSRARPRLLR